The following DNA comes from Brassica oleracea var. oleracea cultivar TO1000 chromosome C5, BOL, whole genome shotgun sequence.
AGAAATCATTGAGTCGTTGGTTATATAGTCCACTCTAGTCTTGTTCACACGACATTCTGTGGTGGTTGTTGTTGGTTGCAGTGCACTAGGGACATGGGTGTTCTCAGTGCTAGGCGCATTGGTTGCTATCCCGGTTGGAATAAAACGCAAGTCTCTAGGTCCACTCGTGTTCTTCGGCACAACCGGAACCATGCTCGACATCATCATTGGCGTGACTCAGTGCGAGAGAGAACACGCGGAGCACCAAAAGAAGTTGCTCCAAGACTCTCAAAACGCCGAAACAAACAACAACGCAGACACCGATTCCATTTCCTAAATTCCTCTTCTTACAGTTTCTTTTGCAGTAAGCAAGACTTTGTTGTCAGATTTGTTATGATCAAAACTTGTTTCAGACCAAAGAAGAAAGCTTTTTGATGATTCTGCCAAAATGAAAAAGAAAAAAAGACAACGCCAGACTCTTGTACTCGGGTTGTCTAAATATAATATGCTTAAAACCAATGAAAGAAAAAAAAAACATAAAGGGAGAGACTCTAATACATCAATGATCTCAGTAAACGACGACGTGGAATGGAATAGAATCATCTCATGCGACAACGAACCAGCGAAGATAAGCCGAGAAAGACAAGGAGATGGACAAGCAGATGATCCCGAGCCCCAACCTCATGTCTGCGTCTGGTTGCACTCTTCTCATCCGCTCCACCACCGCCGGCACTTGAACGATTCCGATCATCACAGTCAGAAAACATAAATGAGCTAACAGGTTGAACTCCTTCGCCCAGTAGACTGCCACGTGCTCGTCCTTCGTCGTTTCCTTAAGGTCCAGACCAAAGCGTCGTTTGCAGTATCTTGTGAAAATGTCGAGCAAGACTGCTACGTAGAAACGGTCGGTTACTCGGCGCATCTCGTCATGTATCTCAAGAACTCCTCCATCCATTGGTGGTCTTTGAGAAAATAAAGCAAAAAGATCCGTTAAAGAGGAAGGAAGGAAGGGAGGGGGTTTTATCAGCAGAGCATGAAGGGTTTATCTAACCAAACCATGGTTAAACAGCTAGCTATAGTACAATGGTTCATGATATCTAATTTGGCATTTTGCTTAACCGCGTAAGTTAGACATAGGGGTTCTGTTAACATATGGTTAGTCTAACCTAGGCTACCTTGCCATGGTTAAATTTAACCACGTACCATGGACAGATGGACTATTGTGGTCGTACTCTAACGTTATAAATTGGGCAAGTTTTAAAGCGAGTGGCTGATGAGGGACGCACGACCAGATTGGTTATGGTAAAATTTGTTTTATGTGAAAAGTATAGACATGGTTTAGTAATATTGAGATTTTATATAGTGACTACATATATCACAAAAGACTATATTCATGTTTATTTTTGTTTCATTTTTTACGCTCCTGAAATAACTAACAACTGTTACCGATTCAGCTGGACCTCTTGCTCTTGGCTCAGTTAACTTTATACATAAACTTTCAGGAAATGAAGTCATGACCCAAGAGAGTCTCTCATCTGACATCTCTACTAAATTATATATTTACTAAGCGTATCTTCATCTTTCAAAGAAGAAACTTGAACGACGGATATAGATCTTGAAAAAGTAGTCTGATATTAACCAAATCATGTTCAACCAACGAAACTAATTAATATGAGAGCTACGATCTGAAACTTAAATGAACCATTTTTATTTATACTAGAGACTTTTTCCGGGCTACGCCCGGTTTTTTGCATATTTTAAATAAATTTTGATGTATTTTTTGGTTTGAGTATTTAAATGTAATATAATTTCCAATATATTAATTATGGAGTATTACAACATTTTTTGGTGACCATGTGTCATATATGAAAATTATTTTCAGAATTGTTAAAAAAAACAGGTTGATCTATCTACACATATATTATGTTTTTTTAAACTAACTATTAAATTAATTAGTAGAATACAATTCTTTCCTTAAACAAAAACTACGAAATTACCTAATATGATTAACATATATATCATAATTAATGATTATAAATATTAAATATTTAATAGCAATTTTTTATCCTCTTTTTATTTTGTTTAATTTTATATAATTATATATATTAAATATACAATAAAAAAATTTATATATTACATTAAATATATAATTAAAAATTATATTTTTTCTTATATGTTATATTTCAAATTTTCTAAAACGACTATAAATTATTAAAAATAGTTAAAAGTCTCACATAAAATTTATGATTATTGGTAACATTTTTTTAGTTCATCTCATCGTTTTATTAATGGGCCTTG
Coding sequences within:
- the LOC106292548 gene encoding uncharacterized protein LOC106292548 isoform X2, with protein sequence MGAQGNEKHLEECTVSNALGTWVFSVLGALVAIPVGIKRKSLGPLVFFGTTGTMLDIIIGVTQCEREHAEHQKKLLQDSQNAETNNNADTDSIS
- the LOC106292548 gene encoding uncharacterized protein LOC106292548 isoform X1, which produces MSGDNINISCKMGAQGNEKHLEECTVSNALGTWVFSVLGALVAIPVGIKRKSLGPLVFFGTTGTMLDIIIGVTQCEREHAEHQKKLLQDSQNAETNNNADTDSIS
- the LOC106292550 gene encoding uncharacterized protein LOC106292550; this encodes MDGGVLEIHDEMRRVTDRFYVAVLLDIFTRYCKRRFGLDLKETTKDEHVAVYWAKEFNLLAHLCFLTVMIGIVQVPAVVERMRRVQPDADMRLGLGIICLSISLSFSAYLRWFVVA